From the genome of Medicago truncatula cultivar Jemalong A17 chromosome 2, MtrunA17r5.0-ANR, whole genome shotgun sequence:
tttttcttaactctTTTGTACTATTTAGTTGCTTTTTATTGATGTAGTATAGGTAGCTTAGGGAAGAAGGGAACAGTTTTGTgatttccttcttcattccatCCGTTATGAGCTATCTTTTTGAGCTTCAAGGATGGATtactatatataattattacatAAATTTGTAGTTTGTTCATTGTGAAGTTTGTTTGTACTGCTATATACATAATGTATGATGTATCATTTTCTAGTTTTTGTAGTTGTTAGAATTAAATATATCGACTCGCAGCATAAATTATGACATATTATTATTAGAGAGAGTTTGCCTTCCATTTAAGTCCCACAAAGCTTAAGAGATTAGTCTTTACAGTTATGCACGCGGAGGATATccgatttaaaataaaaaaaaaaaaaagactttgatTATGTTTCTacctttaacttttttattgatttgcccAATTAACATGTTAATTGGATGTGCAAGTACGAGCAATcaaagttatatttttatattaaaaaaaggaaggacTTAGATATTTATAGGAGTATATGGCTTCCAATATATATaagtcaaataaataaatatgatagTGGTAGTCCCTAACCTAATAAGCCTTTTCACAGTCATCACCGTCTTTGGGTAGCACTAGGAATTATATATAGTTCCAATATAAGTTTGAGCAACACAATGATTTTTATGTGTATGTTTAGCATGATtttaataaaaggaaaatgctaatgaGTGTTCTGGACATCAATATCTCGAGACACTGATTAATATGTAAATTTAGATTTTAATAGAATTATGGtgtcattttgattttgattaaattcaCGGTATATCCAAAACATACTACTCCCTTCATATCACATTGAATGGTTTAGTTTGTTTATGTGCATTATTTTGATAACATGATTTGATAATATTTTActactaatatataaagaaaaatgatatcatGTAAGATATAGTCGGATTTGTgtcgataaatatttttaaaatatcaaatttttataacttttaaaaatagatagctaaaaataataaaggtcAAAATTATATATGAGAAACGGTCAATTCAATCACTCGCTCTGGAACACAAGGAATAGTGTGACTTCATtttgctaaaataaaaaaaaacttgcataACTTTACTTTATTTAATAAGGAGGATGAATGAATTAGAATATGGAAATGTTAATTGATGTTTCTGGGACACTGGTTAAGAAGCTAATATAGTATATATTGTGTTAAAAATTATGTTGTCAATCCTTTAAAAGTcaacaaaatgtattttttaatttaaaacttcTTTGTAGTCTTCTTAACCACTCTTCCAGGAACACCGGTTAACATGAACCGTTAGAATATTGTTGTAGctatcttgtttttctttttggctCACGATGAGTGAAAGGTCAACTTTAAAGTACCACAAATATAAATGAGTTGCTAATAGCACGTTAAGTGGCGTGACTTTGGTTTTGGTCGGATCATTATTTTTGACCGTTCTTATGCTTATTGCACACACTCTTCTTTTTATTGATTTCTTTTTGTTAGGGTTTTTAATGGAATTGTTGTACACTTACCAaacgaaataaaattatatgcaCACCTTTCTCCCCAAATAATTGTGAAAATCTTATTGTAGTAATGAGTTATCATACCTATGGGGTCATGGTTTCAACTTATGTTATCAATGTCAAAAACTCTTTATTGAATGATATACAAATACTTTTGTGAGCGATTTTTTAGCTTTACAATTCACATACTCCAAGGTTATAAGAtaagagtttaatttatataaacgTCAGTGTAACAAaattttacacatatttttAAAGATGTGTTTCCACATCATTTACATGATTTTTGACATACGAAAATTAATTGATGTGACAACATATTAttctatatataatattttgttttcgtcggtatatacaaattaaacatgttattttaaatataataattaactgatttttgtataatataaaaaaaaaatataattttacaatGCCAAAGCCTATACGGTCTTTCTTCCCCTCTTCGTGACAAATGGGACACAcaataaagacaaaaattaacACAGCATTTCCGGTTTCCGCATTAACTAACTAAGTGcaactaatattttattttcaaataattattaattatagtgGGCATATAGGTGGGACCAACCACCGGCCCATGAGATTATTTACACATTTCTTACTTGTGACGGCACGACAACGATAAGTTTTAACAGCATtaataatgaaatgattttaatcATGCTATCAAACATGATTCCAATGGTAAGCATTTTGAAATAAACACTAAAAAATTGATCTCAAAATATCTACTACTAGCAGGATGGTACCTAGTGACGTCCATAGTTTAGCTTGTTTCTGCCGGTCGTCATCTGCTATTAACCAAACCCTATCTTCTAATGTCACTTTGATGCAATAGGCTGCCATACCCCCATTTACCATTCATTATTGAAAAGTcaatgagaattgttgttgacacattgcatattgaggtttcctcggcagttaactgtcgaagttttcagttttcttcggtagtttactgccgaagtttttctcggtagttaactgtagccggttccataattcggcagttaactgtcgagggaCATTTCGATAAATTACTAGTGCGACACAGCCAATacatatgtgtcaacaacaattcgtcttaaaaaaaacatacttgtttttatatattatttcggTAAAAACATACTTGAACTCGgtcttctataaaaaaaaaaatcacagatCGAGTTCAATATGTGTATCTTATAAAACAAGTATGTTTTTTGAAGACGAAggatatgatatatattttatatatgataaaaatattttctttgtttatcatacttatgtcattttttttttgttacatcatACTTATGTAATTgaagtacaattttttttttttaaaaaaatgtttttagtttACTCTCTGTTTATCGCGATTTTTGTTTGAgttatgacaaaaaaaatgcatatcgGACCACTTGATTCAATTTGGTCACATGGGTGGATCCTCACGATCTCTTTGGTCATTGttacatttaaatttaattttgatttgtaaTCATAAGGAAGAAACGTTACCGTAGCCTGTTAGACAAAATTTCGATCATCTCTCTTTGGTGGTTGACGGCAAAAAATTGATAGTTTTACTTTTGATTACCATAATTGGTGGCTTAATCCCTTACAATGGTTAGGCATTGACATAcaattattctttttaattttggtcGCTTGTTCTCACAATGTAATGTTAAACAATTTGTGTTCTATTCTGGCACTCCTTGTGCTCGAAAGAATGCTTTGTTATTGGCAATATGTTTCATTTTGActagttaaaaaaatgatatagttctttttcaaatttaaatttaaatttagatcATAACAAAAGAATAATTCCAAAACTAATCCATTTGAGGTTGACTTGGGATCTTGAAGtttgctcctctcaaggtctcagaTTCGATTCCCCCTGTTGTCAATTATGGGGGCAAATCTATACAGAGCCTTGCTCTGACTTTAAATGGCTTCCCCGCAAGTGAACGGTGTGATTGACCCTCTCAAATTAATCAATTCTTAGATCGGATAGTTTGATTGAGAAAAAACTTGTATGCAAAATTCCACCCTTAAGACCTTAACAACacaattttttccaaatttaaattttaaaatacacaacataagttttataaaaaaaaaaaaagaaaaaagggggAAACATAGGggaaagaaagaaggaaaaggAAAACACGTTTATCAGAAAGTGTTTCCtccttctttttattaaaaagaactTACTATATATACCACTTAAGAAAAACGGAGAAAAAGAGTCAATAACAAGGAAAAGAAATACAACAAGgggtttattttttatagtttggtttgtctTCCCGAGGAAAATGGGAAGGCAATGGGCTACTTTATGAAAATAGTCTTTCACACAATACTAAAAGATATAAGATAAGTTTAACTTTAAATTCCATCGGCGGTTAACTATCGTTGGTTAAAATTCAtagacagttaactgccgatgaggTTATATTGGTAATTTCGTGGTGTTTCATAGCAACTTTGACgtgggaacaacaattttccTGCTTTATTAGGCTCGTCATGGCAACAAATCCCGTGCCCATGGGTACCTGCCCAAACCAACCCCAATTTGATTGGGTTTGGATATGGGTTTGAGTTTTCCCCGATTTTAAAATACGGATACGGGACGGGTAACGGGGATAtatgtacccaccccgaacccatacccaaaccctacCCGAATGTAGAAAGGtcgtgtttttgtttttgttgaggggttgataatgatatgtcatgttatttggtttgataattgtcatgataTAAGAACTTTCATTGATAGTTAAAGGAGCAACCGAATAATTCGGTAAGGAAATGTTAAAATGAACGcaaattgttggataatgcattacaaaattaccattgaagcttaaaaaaaactccttttttattaaaaaaaaaaaattgattcattgcGGGGTCGGAGATGGGGCGGGAATACCGGAACCCATTAGGGACGGAGATGAGATttaatttctcatccccgttgaatatgggtagggtaacggatAAATATATGTGAGTAGGGGATGGGGATGGGGATGACAAAAtccgtccccaccccgccccattgtcATGTCTTGTAGTGCTGAATAAGATTGAAAACCAAGGAGCTGAAGTGGGCTTTCACCTTACTACAATAGAAATTGCTCTCCTGCCCCCTTTGTTGCTCATAGGCCCTTCGGAATTCCGTTTTTAGCTCTAAATAACTTGTTCAGGAAATATAACTCTTGAACTGTTTGGTAACTCCTGAATTGTGTTCAAGGCGTAGCTTTGGATGGATTTGTGAAAAACATTGTGAACAAGAAACAACCCTTCAAATCGACAAAcataagcaatttttttttattaaaaatagaacataattcaacaacattttaaacTGACAAACATTACACAATTTGACAACACGATTTAAAATGACAACATAATGTAGGTTCATTCAAACTATCAGCGTCGGTAGAGTTTGTTTAACCTGTTGGTTGAAGAGTTGTTGCTTCAACCAAAATGTTTAATTAAACTTTACCAACACTTTTGAATAAAACCAAATTATGTTATCAATTTGCggtatttttatcaattttcttaCAATGTTACACGCGGTTAACCGAGTGTCGCAGATGTAAAGAAAATTGGATGTTCATTTCATGAAACATTTTTGCTCAACAATTGCCATTGGAGAATCCAAATCAATTGGTAGTTTGCAATCTAACCCTATGACTAATGCTTTTTAACATAGTTCATGAAACTATACTTATCCAACTATGCCTAATATTTCACCATTGACCCCCCTTTTTTTACTTGTTAGAAAACAGCATCCGAATATTCATTTTAATCTGTCTGTATCTACACATGTAGTAAATGAGTTAGGTGCTTCATTTGTCTGTttcctttgttttctttcttcttttagtCATATAACTCTATCACACagtcacacacaaacacacacttcACCATTCATCCAAGATGGAGAACATCCAGCACAGTCATGTAGAAGTGAAGGGACTAAAGCTCCATGTAGCTGAGATCGGAACTGGTATCAACTCTATCATATCATAAACTTTTCTTGGTTGATTTGTTTCTAAACTCTGAAGTACAACAACATTTTTTATCTGTGCAGGTGAAAAGGTAGTGGTTTTCTTGCATGGATTCCCAGAAATATGGTATACTTGGAGATACCAAATGATTGCTGTTGCAAATGCTGGATACCGTGCTATTGCCTTTGATTTTAGAGGCTATGGACTTTCAGATCATCCAGCAGAGCCGGAAAAAGCAACTATAATGGACCTTGTTGATGATGTCAAGGATCTTTTAGATACATTAGGTATCAGCAACGTAAGGACCAAGATATTCTATACAATCAATTTCTAACTAGTACAATATCTCTTGTATATAGTACTCTCGCACtattccaaattatatgtcattctAACAATTTCACATAAATTAAGAAACGTAGTTGATTGTGTATAGAAAAGAGTAATTGTGAGTTGATTTACAAAAATATCTCTCATTAATATATTCATACAATTTTATGTTCACagacaattttaaatttaatcaccaaaaaatttctttttccaaaTAATTACATATTACAAGTTGTGTTTAAGTATTAAAGGTCTAGTTTACAAGATTACACTTTAACCACTTAAATGTTCCTTGTGCCTACGTCTCACCAGCTGGAGCGACCTTCCcatttattactccctccgtccctaataaATGCACTTAGTAATTTGTATAGGGgcttatattttgagaagaAAAGATAAAGAACAAGACACTTTGGACTTGGAGTTTAGACTAAGATGAGAAACTTGTCTAACAGTTTTTGGATGTGAAATTTCAATTACTTCTATCAGGCTATCCTTATTGGTAAGGACTTTGGTGCCATCCCAGCATATCTTGTAGCTGCTGTCCATCCAGAAAAAGTAGCTTCTGTCATAACTTTAGGCGTTCCTTTCATACTTCCCGGTCCTTCTGCTGTCCAAAACCATCTTCTTCCAAAAGGCTTCTACATCACTAGGTGGCAGGTGCAAATTCTCTTCCATAATCATATTTATCTTCTATATACTTCCTCTagacttaaatataaacaaaaaaagtatatgTATCTGATTCGCATTTGAACCGGATGGACATATTCAAGGATGTACTTTTTTTGCTTGTATTTAAGTTCGGAGTAGTTTATGAAAATGATAAACTATTGAGTAAATTAATTCAGGAGCCTGGTAGAGCAGAAACAGATTTTGGCCGATTTGATGTTAAGTCAGTAATAAGGAACATATATACACTCTTTTCTAAAAGTGAGGTGCCGGTAGCAGGTGATGATCAAGAAATAATGGACTTGTTTAACCCATCTACTCCCCTCCCACCATGGTTCTCTGAGGAAGACTTGACAGCTTATGCATCACAATATGAAAAATCTGGCTTCAGATTTGCACTGCAGGTTCCATACAGGTAATCAAAATCTCAAAATTCAACTTAAAATGCTCTTTAATAAATGGAATGTTCAGTATTCCTACACTTTTTAGAGATACATTAAGGAACTATAGAGATACCCCTTCACAtatttagggaccaaaattacCGCTTACTCATGGCATTTTCTTCGTATTTTTGTATTCAGTCTATTTTTTCCAATGCTCTAAAATAGTCTCTAACTTTAGCGGCATGCTTGTATGAATTTAGAAAACCCTGTTTATGATCCACACAGGTCTCTCACAGTGGAAAGTGGCCTAATTGATCCTAAAGTAAATGTTCCTGCACTGCTGATAATGGGTGAGAAAGACTATTGTTTCAACTTTCCTGGCATGGAAGACTACATTCGAGGTGGGGTTGCGAAAAATTTTGTGCCAAAATTGGAAACTATATATATTCCAGAAGGAAGCCATTTTGTGCATGAACAATTCCCAGAGCAAGTGAACAAGCTCATCATTGAATTCCTTGATAAACAAAGCATTTGATTTGACTGTGGTAGTTGAGGCTAAGAGTCTCATGCTTAATGTTGTGTATGACAAATAATTCCCTTGTCTGGTGTGGTGTGAATGTGATTTCTATTCCAATAAGTAATTAGAGCAAGAACTATGTAGGATTTATTCTACAATCATTAACATAGTCTACTATGAGATATTTTTTATCTGGTAAATGTTAGTATCGTTAGTATTATGTTGTAGATGCGAACCAAACTCTCTTCCTCCTTATCACTATGCTATTTAACCATCTCACTCAAATCAATGTACCAATCTTATAGCTCCCAAtctaaaatgaaacaaaaatgattttgataatAATGTTTCACCAAAGTGGCCAAGAAAGATGAAAGAAGGTGGCAGTCTAAAAGTTTCTACTTCTTTGTCTAAGGATTAACCAAATGAGTTTTGTAGAGGAGAAGAGGAACACGATAGCAGTGGTCTATAGCGTCTTGGCAAGTTTACTGAATCATTGCAAGTAATAAAGGTAaaatatcagttttttttttataaaggcaCAATAAAGCAATAAAAGTCGAGAGAATGCCTGAACTGTATACAAACAGAGAGTACACATGAGAAACTCTAAGGAAAGGTAAGCCTAGATTATCCCTTAGGAGCCAAGAAACTTCAAGCTTTTAACTAAAGCTTTTCAGATTCCAAAGAACTAGCAGAAAAAGACCAAATATCAAAACAATCCTATCTATCCCACCAAGATAGATTCAGCAACCAAccaaaataacagaaaatatgAACAAAACTGTCAACATGACAGTCGGTGTCACAAATATTTAGGATTGTTTTTTACCACATCCTTTTGTGAACGAGTATGTATCTGCTCACTACTTGTGCTTGGAACCCCTTTATCATTTAGCTTATTAGCAGGTAAAACATCAGGTTGTCAGACACAAGAACCTCAAAATTAATGTTAATTCTCTAACCAAATTACCTAATTGAATGGAAAAAGGATGTGACTGAATTGTTGATTGTAAACTGTAACAAATGTGCAAGAAGgaagttttaaaatattaatagtgtTACCGATGAATGTCGATTGATTTCATGCATCAATAACTTTGGTCTCAAGCATTCATAGATAAACTTCCATCTCCGACTAAGAACCATAAATCATCCAATCAGTTGTCAATAAATTTCATTACAAAcacagattaaaaaaaaatattgaggagaatttattcaaataatcataaattcaatcaaaacataaagGTTTCATCAAATCTACTCACTCCCAAGAATGAGAGTTCAGCTACTCATATTAATGAACATATGCTACATAGTGAATATAGAGTTACACATGATTAACAATTTATGGAAGATCAACGCCTATTTCCAAGGTTGAATCTCCACTTTTTTTGTCTCCAATGTGCTATGGATGTTTTCTCAAGGTCAGGATTATGCAAGAATCTAGAGGAGTACTGTGTTAAAAATCCTTTAAATATTGTCTGGAAAAACAAAGTGTCGCATTGTGTGCAAGTTACATTGCAATGCAACGCAGGTCTTGTACACTGGTTGAACACTCAGGCCTTGCAATGTGTTGCATTGCAAGATTCGACATAAAAGTGTTTCCAACATAACTAGATTGCAATGCCAGATGATGCCCTCACAATGCGAATCCTTTTGACAAATGTTAAGAGTTTTGCATAATCCACAATTTATTTGAATTGACACTATATTAAACACTAAACTTACATAATTAAACTAAATACAAAACTAAAAGATTTTACAGTTGAAGCTAATGAAGAACTATCCGTGGTTTATGGTCTACAGTGTCCAGGCGGAGGTTCCAGGTCGCATTGTGTCCAGTCTAGCAATATCTGCACTGGAAGTTGAGCTAGGCTTCACagacaaattatttatttttactactacgcaaaagaaaattaaaatggtgaTTCTCCCATTAAATATTACATTTATTAAATATACTTATCTACCATAGACTCTTACAATGTGGTGAAGCAAAGTTTGGATTCCGACCGAAAGAAATACTCAAATTTAGTACGTAGTGCCCCATGTTTGGGTTGACCTTCCGTCTTTCGCGGCATTACCCACTCCTTCCATCCACGAGTGCATTGCTTCCTTAGAATGCACCTCCATGCCAATAGTTGTTTTGGTTGGGAGGGCTATAAACATGGAACATGggtaaaaatgtcaaattttcaAGTTCTACTTAACTTTAATTGTTTCTAACACCTCTACGATCTTTGTGGACCTCAATAGACATGAGAAAGATTCGACTAACTCATATCCAGTTGTTTCTATATTCGTTTAACCTTCAACCTACTGAGGAGAATTCAACTGACCCTAATTCCAACTACTTGCCGATCTCGGCtaagaaattatttatttttaggtgtaCATATATTAATATACTCATCCAACCACGTTTTAATCTCTCACCATTGACCCTTTATTTTACAGAATAGCatctaaatatttaattaagggttaattaagtttttggaccctataaatatctgcagttttgttatGTTGCAAAATATCTTCTATGCAGATTTTAATTTATCTGTAAAAATATCAGAAAATATTGAAGATAACAAAATCTGCAGTTTTCTGATATTTTCTGATAACTAGATTGCAATATTTTCtgatatttataaatatattgacCATGAAATCTGCAGTTTTGTTATGTTGCAAAATATCTTCTATGCAGATTTTTAGACCCTTTatattttcctataaatatctgcaaaattttgtagggactaaaaagtgtttCCAATATTTTCTgatatagggactaaaaataaaattgcagatatttgtagggactaaaaacttaattaaccctaattaaTTTGTTTGCAAAACAGCATCTAAATATTCTATTAAATTTGCTTGCAAAACAGCATCTAAATACTCTATTCAATTTATTTGCAAAACAGCATCTAAATACTAAATTTAATCTGTCTGCATCTGCACATGAAGGAAATGAGTTAGGTGCTTCATTTGTCTTATACCTTTGTTGAACTTTTCTCTTTTAGCCATTATAACTCCCTCACACACACTCACACACTTCATCTAGCATCAAAGATGGATAACATCCAACACAGTCATGTAGAAGTGAAGGGACTGAAGCTCCATGTAGCTGAGATTGGAACTGGTATACCAACACCCTTATATCAGAAAATATTCATGATTGATTCGTTTCGAAagtattataacaaaaaatttgtttgtgtAGGTGAAAAAGCAGTGGTTTTCATACATGGATTCCCAGAAATATGGTATACATGGCGATACCAAATGATTGCTGTTGCAAATGCTGGATACCGTGCTATAGCCTTTGATTCTAGAGGCTATGGACTCTCTGATCATCCAGCAGAACCAGAAAAATCAACCATAATGGACCTTGTTGATGAAGTCAAGGATCTCTTAGATACATTAGGTATCAACAAGGTAAAGAACTAAAGATCAAGATTTTCTTTACAGTCAATTTCTACCTACTATAGTATCTCctgtataaatttttaatatgcaTGAAATTTTATCACCAAAATTTCTCTACATACTTCAGCTTAGATATAAGCAGAACACAGACCCTAATAGTCAGTAAAGAGAGCAAGATAGAAAACAGAAACTAAAAATTGGTCTATGGACAAAGCTTACCTTCGGGATCATAGcggttttttttatgaaaaatattagtAATGAGTTGTTGGAAACTCTGTAGCACCAATACGTATGATCAAAGGTGTGTCTGGTGTCCGACACATTTGATTAGTGTCAGACCCAACACATGTTGACATGTCGGTATGTCAGTGTTTCGTGGGATAGAAATGCTAGAGGGGGAAGTAGAATCTACGACCATTATCTCTTAACACTTATGTTTCTTCCTCCAAACAACCCTATCACTCCCAAAATTATAGGTGTTGTTTTTCACTAGAATCGGCATGAAAGTTGAGATTTCAGAGGAAGTTATGTCAAAGGCAATTTTAAGTGCTTATTGtcattttgtattgaaaatagcTCCTACAGCGCCTATGATCTATAATAGTATAGGTAATTTTTTTCGTTTATGTCTTGTACAATTTTGGCTTTGTTGAATGTAAAATTCGTGTCATAGAAGAAAAAAGTGTGAGGAAAAGGCAAAGAATAAGACTCTTTTGATTAAGGCGAAAGCGTTGTCTGATAGTTTTTTGGATGTGCAATTTTAATTGCTTGTATCAGGCTTTCCTTATTGGTAAGGACTCTGGTGCCATTGTAGCAAATCTTGTACCTGCTGTCTATCCAGAAAAAGTGGCTTCTCTCATAACTTTAGGCATTCCTTTCATGAATCCTGGTCCTTCTGCAATCCAGAACCATCTTCTCCCAAAAGGTTTCTACATTACTAGGTGGCAGGTGCACATTCTCTCCCATAAtcatttatttcttcttctataCTCTTTCTAgacttaacataaacaaaaaagtaCATATATCTGGtcaaaatttgaaccaaatacacgtacttttcttataaatatcaagtttggagTAGTTTATAACAATAATGAACTGTTGAGTAAACTAATTCAGGAGCCTGGGAGAGCAGAAGCAGATTTCGGCCGCTTTGATGTCAAATCAGTTATAAGGAACATCTATATACTCTTTTCTAAAACTGAGGTGCCAGTAGCAAGTGATGATCAAGAAATAATGGACTTGTTTAACCCATCTACTCCCCTCCCACCATGGTTCTCTGAGGAAGACTTAACAGCTTATGCATCACTGTATGAAAAATCTGGCTTCAGATTTGCATTGCAGGTTCCATACAGGTAATCAAAGTCTCAAAATTCAACTTAAAATGCTCTTTAACAAATGGAATGTTCAATATTCTTACACTTCTAGATTTGAACCTTGCGAAAAGAAAAACGTAGTTGGGAGGAGAGAGTCCCCTAAAGGTGGTTTTAGTCGGTTTAGTCCTCAAATGTTTTACATTTGTTAGTTTAGCAATCAAATGAGTATTTTATTAGTCAGTTCCTTCCATCAAATTATTAACAGAATATACACTCAATGATTTATTTGTAATTTCGATACATAAAGGGATTGATTATAGCGACACTGCCTCACACATTGAGAGTGCATGTTTATATGAAATTAGAAAACATTGTTTATGATCCACACAGGTCTCTCACAGTGGAAAGTGGCCTAATTGATCCTAAAGTAAATGTTCCTGCACTGCTGATAATGGGTGAGAAAGACTACTGTTTCAACTTTCCCGGCATGGAAGACTACATCCGAAGTGGGGTGGTGAAAAATTTTGTGCCAGACTTAGAAATCATTTATATTCCAGAAGGAAGTCATTTTGTGCACGAACAATTCCCAGATGAAGTGAACAAGCTCATCATTGACTTCCTTGACAAACAAAGTATCTGATTGTGATTGTGGTTGTAGAGGCTAATTAAGAGTCCCATGCTTAATGTTGTGTGCTGGTGTGGTGTGAGTGTGTGATTTCTATTCTATGCATTGTACCTCCCATTCCAATAAGTAATTTCAGCAACAACTCTGTAGGATTTTATTCTacaatcataaataaaatttccccgatattttttttaaaaaaaaaagttcaacgaagagtttcatatttttataaacgCTTGATAAGTTTCTTTATCCATCTCAATGAATGAAAGAGAATCTGTTAATCTAGTGTTCGGCCgaacgaaaaataaaatttgaagattCAAATCACTTGTTTGTTGAAACAATAAATGAGAAACAAAAGTCTTCCCTCGTGACATGTTTTTTTCCAATTTGCATTGAAACCTATCAAGTAGTACAAACAAAACGTGTTGTGTTTGAATTGAAGGGTTGACCTATAAAGTCAAGTGTACATACatcattcttcatttttcaaacaaGTATATACTTTAGCATTTTTTACAAACCACTCATTTCCTTTTCCTAGCATCTAATTAATTTAGTTCACTCATGTAACATCACTATTAAATTTATatcttattatatttaatattaaataaactcAATTTGTCAACTGTTTCTCATTCATTCTTAGTTCTTTGCCAATGCCTCAACTTAAGCTACTTTTCACTCTTCTTTACACTTTAACCATTTTGAGTTATGTTTCCACTACTGAATTTGTCTATAATACAAACTTCAACT
Proteins encoded in this window:
- the LOC25487634 gene encoding bifunctional epoxide hydrolase 2, with protein sequence MENIQHSHVEVKGLKLHVAEIGTGEKVVVFLHGFPEIWYTWRYQMIAVANAGYRAIAFDFRGYGLSDHPAEPEKATIMDLVDDVKDLLDTLGISNAILIGKDFGAIPAYLVAAVHPEKVASVITLGVPFILPGPSAVQNHLLPKGFYITRWQEPGRAETDFGRFDVKSVIRNIYTLFSKSEVPVAGDDQEIMDLFNPSTPLPPWFSEEDLTAYASQYEKSGFRFALQVPYRSLTVESGLIDPKVNVPALLIMGEKDYCFNFPGMEDYIRGGVAKNFVPKLETIYIPEGSHFVHEQFPEQVNKLIIEFLDKQSI
- the LOC25487635 gene encoding bifunctional epoxide hydrolase 2: MDNIQHSHVEVKGLKLHVAEIGTGEKAVVFIHGFPEIWYTWRYQMIAVANAGYRAIAFDSRGYGLSDHPAEPEKSTIMDLVDEVKDLLDTLGINKAFLIGKDSGAIVANLVPAVYPEKVASLITLGIPFMNPGPSAIQNHLLPKGFYITRWQEPGRAEADFGRFDVKSVIRNIYILFSKTEVPVASDDQEIMDLFNPSTPLPPWFSEEDLTAYASLYEKSGFRFALQVPYRSLTVESGLIDPKVNVPALLIMGEKDYCFNFPGMEDYIRSGVVKNFVPDLEIIYIPEGSHFVHEQFPDEVNKLIIDFLDKQSI